In Bacillus weihaiensis, the genomic stretch TAAAAAAATAGCAAAAACATCAAAAAAAGCAAATGACATGGATTTAGCCAAACACCTATGGGAATGGAGCTCTAAAGAAGTATCTTTAGATGATGATTCATATCTTAGCAAACAATAAAGGAAGATCTGTCAAACGAAAAATGTTTAAAAAAAAAGCAGTTGGATACGAATTCCACTGCTTTTTATATTGATTAAAGTCATTGCTAAATTTTATGTCTGTTGCTCTTTCATTTTGACTTAACGAAGGAAGCAAAAGATCCTACCCTATGCTTTAGGAAACTATGCTATCATAATACCCTAAGGAGGATGACAATATATGAAAACCATCATATTTGATGTTGATGATACATTATATGATCAAGCACAATCATTTCATAACACTGTAAAAAAGCTACTCGATCAGCCACTTTCAAAGGAAGAGGTGGATCAATTATATAAAGCCAGTCGTAAGTATAGTGAGAGTTTGTTTGATCAAAGTGAGGCGGGGGAGATCTCACAATTTGAGTGGCAGACAGGCCGTATTCTTCTAGCATGTCATGATTTCAAGATCCCAATGGATACCGAAAAAGCAGCTCTTTTTCATGAAACATATGTGCAAGAACAAACGAACATCGCCTTATTTCCTGAAGTAGAAGAACTACTACCATTACTAGTGAATAAAGGAATAGAGCTTGGAATCTTAACGAATGGGGAAGAAAAGCATCAAACTATGAAAATAAAACAGCTAGGTCTCAGTCGCTGGATACCAGCGGAAAAGACATTTATTTCTGGAACAATTGGACACGCCAAGCCAAAACGTGAAGTTTTTAACTATATTGAACATAGCATGAACCTAAATCAAAAAGAAACCATGTATATTGGAGACAATTTTGAAAAGGATATTATTGGAGCAAAACAAGCTGGCTGGAAGGCGATATGGATGAATCATCGTAAGAAGCCTCTACCAATTGATGCGGAATATAAACCAGATCTAGAAGTACATAGTGCTAGTGAATTGCTAGAGATCTTTTTGTCTAAAAAGAATAGTTTTTAATCACTTAGTTGGGTACTTGATAACGTACCGATTCATTAAAAAAACTGTAGGGTGATTCGTAACTAGACGAATTACCCTACAGTTTTTTGTTATTCTAATCCTTCAATCATCATTTCCTTGACTGGCAAGAAGCTTTCACCAGTATCTAAATAGGTGATATTCACTTCGTCATTTTCTTGTAAGTATATCGCTAATGGATAATTTTCAGATGAAATACTGAAATTCACACCATTATCTAAGAGAAAGGAAATCGTCGTATAATCTCCAGCTTTTTCTTTATACACTCGCATAACTTTACCTTGTACCATTTTTTCTTCTGCTTTAGAGGTGCCATCGACAGTACTTCCACCTTTTTGCAAGGCTATTTTATACTGCTTTAGCGCTTGATTTGGAGTATCTGCAAATACGGATATTTCTGGATTGGCAGCAGAAACGATAAAGTAATGTTGTAAAAAACCGTTAGAATCTAACACAGGTGTTAACCAGCTAGCTTCACCATAAAAATTATATAAAACAGGCATTTCGCCATGCCACTTTTTCTCAATAAATTTCTTTTCAATGATTTGAAGGGCACCTTGTGAATCCATATAGGATTCTTCTAGATTTCCAGTATAATAGGTTGCTTTTCCTGTTCTAGAATCGGTAAGTGAGTACCCTAGCATTGAATCTACTCCTTCTTTAGGGCTAGTAAAGTCAGTGAAATAATACATCACACCTTCTTCATTAAAAATCGGACTAACATTTGCTTCTGTTCCTTCATCAGAAGGTAGCTTCACATCAGATTTACCAAAAATACTGTTCCAAAATCCGTGAATATAGTTCCCGTAATAGCTGTTTTGTAAGCTAACAGCTTCAGGGGATACAGCTCCATCAATGAATGAAGGTGCTTCTGCTAGTAAATACTCCTTTACCTTTCCATTTTGAGGGTCAACCATTACTATTCCTTTAGCTTCAAAACCATTTCGTGCAGAAACAAACTGGCCATAGGTACGAATATAGTAAGGCTTCCCTTCTTCATCTATTTCTAATTGAACATCACCATAAAAAATATGCTTAGGATAGTTCATTCTAATGTGGCGTTCAACATTTTTATTAAGATAAGAGGAAGGGGTATAGACCATTTCTGATGTAATGAATGTAGGATTATCAGACGAGTCTGTCGCACTTAACGTGAAGTAACCAGGTGTTTGATCACCATTTAACCATTTGAAAAATCCAGAAAACTCAACGGGTGCAATGTAAACAAATTCTCCATTTACCTTTTGAACCTGCAAATTACCAAGCTCATAATAACTCGTATTAGGGACTTGACCAAACGACTTTTTCATTTTATTTCGAGCAAACTCAGGTGGAACGCTTGCAGGAGTTTTGCTTTCATCAAACGCTTTAATTTCAATTAATTCTTCCATTTCTACCAGCTCATATTTTTCATTCGCATTAAAAACAGGTGCAGAAAGGAGGTGAATTCCAAATACAAGGCTTCCTAAGAAAAAAAGACCCTTGATCAGTTTTTCCTTTCCTGTGGCCATAATCGTACCTAGTGCTGAGATTATAATGAGAAAAATCCATAATGAAGAGAGAGTTCGATCTAAATTGCTAACATAGTAAACGACAAACATCGTAATCGTAATAATTAGGGAGAATGTGCTAAGTACTTTAATACTTGTCATATTTTTAGGTGGTTTGTCCTCTTGATTCGAGTGTTTTTGTTTTGTAAAAGGGATAATAAGAACGGCTGCTATTAATCCAATAATAAGAGAGAAGATAAGAATATTTGTCATGATGTTCTCCTTTCAGTGAGAGTTTTTGGACTCTGTTTATATACGTTATACGTTTAAGTTTAAAGAAGGTTTCAATTTTTAATTTTGGAGTCCTCGCTTTCCATCATTCGACTATCTTCAATAAAAGCAAGTGGGTGCATTTCCTTGAGAGGGAGTCCATTCATTGTTTAGTTATATCATAGATAGACAAATCTAGTATTACTTTCACTAAGGCTCTTTCTAAAGGGTTTAATCCTGTTATCCTTTAAAAAATACAAGAGAACCTAAAGAAAACCAATTCCATATTAATAGATAGGTTTATATCATGTAACGGTATACGATCTAACATAAAAATGAAAACGTATACAAAACGACAACACACGAATTGACATAGAGTGACACGAACATAAAGGGGGTGTTATTTTGTTGATACGAATAGATGTTTCAAATAATGGTGTTGCATGATCAATGTTCTACTTTCATATTTCAGAATATTGAAAAATATTTTCGTGTTAAAGAAACAATATGTTGATGCAGTTGGGAATACCATACGTTTTTATAAAATAACCAGTAGATTGACAGAGGCATATGAAGCGTATTAACTTGACATCCCGTCCACTATACTTGGATTAGAGAGTATGGAATTACTGCTAGTTGATGAAATGTACTAGAAGGAGAAAAGAATATACCAGCATGAGAAAATGTGGTAAATGAAACACAAAAGAATTGTAGAATCTTACATGACTTGCTGAAATATTGACCTAATCACCTTATTCTTATCAGAGTTCGATAGATTTGTTCAGATTGTGAACATAAGATTCAACTTAACTGAAGGTAGAAGTGAGATCAAGTTTTTTTAGATTCATGATGTTGAGATGATTTCAATAGGATATTTTCGTAGATTTGTTGCTTTTAAAGTAAGGAGAAACAATTTTTTAGAAAAGATCCTTTTCTTAACTAATGACTTAAAACCCTTTAGGAGGAAATGCACATATGGAGGATGTAACCGTAGAACACTTCCAAACAATGGGTGTTCGTATACAAAATAGCCATGATGTAGTGGTAACAGATTCTTCTATTGTTTTTAATAAAAAATTAAACTTAATTCTATGCTTAGTACTAGTGTTCCATTTGTTACCGGTAGTCTCTACAGTATCAGCTAATGAAGCTACTAAACTTGATATCAAATCGGTTGATGATTCAAGTGATGAAGATGAAAAAGAAGAATTAATCGATCCAGTGGAAAAAGAGGATTCAAGCAATCAAGATGAAAAAAAACTAGGACAGACGGTTCAAGTTTACCCTAACAAAACAGTATCACTTGAGAATACAGCTGTAAAAATAGCATTGCCGCAAGGCGGAGATGTTGACAATGACACAATTACATTAGAAGTTAATCACTTCTCAACTTACGGTGTATTTGCAAAAGTTGGTACAACACTTGGTATGGAAGTTTTTGATATTGAGGATACAGAGGGGCAATATGTACGTATTGTAGGCTATGGGAATGGACAGTGGATCTCTTATAATCTCGGTACTCCACAAAAGGTGGGTTATTTAGGAATTGCTT encodes the following:
- a CDS encoding HAD family hydrolase; the protein is MKTIIFDVDDTLYDQAQSFHNTVKKLLDQPLSKEEVDQLYKASRKYSESLFDQSEAGEISQFEWQTGRILLACHDFKIPMDTEKAALFHETYVQEQTNIALFPEVEELLPLLVNKGIELGILTNGEEKHQTMKIKQLGLSRWIPAEKTFISGTIGHAKPKREVFNYIEHSMNLNQKETMYIGDNFEKDIIGAKQAGWKAIWMNHRKKPLPIDAEYKPDLEVHSASELLEIFLSKKNSF